Proteins from one Nilaparvata lugens isolate BPH chromosome 10, ASM1435652v1, whole genome shotgun sequence genomic window:
- the LOC111053907 gene encoding uncharacterized protein LOC111053907 encodes MQSNSLSTDRQKEKQNLINSIWDSLFGGDVKKQPCNKMDINSNRRLYMIGLEDFSTNSDKNRVGELVNIRKTGEENVNRKQTIRNSKKSPDSNRKSLGYSERPPSSKDAEHNKQKLLRNEKINLKKGDKNVKQVDDIILKNDKDRGKGTLKKEKMKKDARQDGKKNTNDLPKRKLEQQSKVSFNLNHLPEDSKQRSEIIAHVIERVDSLKKRMQDEKSKLDNSSEEHNPRRRSSSVGKTSESPSGSVKTIYWPKCENRPIIDNHDVCNFNNVKDSYFNSKRLTLEKLSNNLEKQPKHLNEKPTNIGGGSNNPERTTIENREILESKSIQTERFKQENVEELKVVSNNNRVCPDREIKIIKELPQDDLKQKSILKIKLHSASDTSISSSKLKNNRFEEGDLAGLSSNKLLKIMDEIKFDDNNKKDEDAKGQNDLLDIPTRNDELNRLDFGVFNVEIRNDDISTLFIMESNVGDDNTRVGRKEASNHFLARDGSGERGHMKNSCEVETPKSDNLQEAKHDTSTELQPNNTVVAKNDSENTKSNLIQSFMEFQESDMNTPPSSHVEEINNDYELKSSDENDDNLPTRENKLELKNSTDLVPALPHSEGEPIIIESSVGDIFKLKNYIPASQRKIELKAYYIPRLVSISFCMQVASCYKIVVQFDKSLTCETFPNQGNNVLFPERKKMVQFVEFPEFDIFHSDSNLSETSELILDLLDEEEEEVVESVIDNFKQDKKIVKDIETKSGKCSSEVQFYNIENDKIEPLNAPVTTISNPVYVVIMNSNERASSSLGRAEICKIESPRFSEFIFNEISGVNKKLVVGSEERPKSAKSGKKIDTGIEKNSVCSDKLKKSSILPQSKDRIKSRASSVCLPSGLNKSHTKKYHSSLPRVRLSQSNVVINRPKKKNQVTTVSNQDSDVKNKVTNVKNETSSVEPPEYLNSQLISIRDEIRELKTLFAKR; translated from the exons ATGCAAAGTAATAGTTTGTCAACAGATAGACAAAAAGAAAAGCAAaatcttataaattcaatttggGATTCTTTATTTGGCGGAGATGTTAAAAAACAACCATGTAATAAGATGGATATTAATTCAAATAGAAGGCTGTATATGATTGGGTTGGAAGATTTCTCTACAAACTCTGATAAAAATAGAGTTGGTGAATTAGTAAACAtaaggaaaactggcgaagaaAATGTAAATAGGAAACAGACAATTCGAAATAGCAAGAAGTCACCAGATTCAAATAGGAAGTCTTTAGGGTACTCTGAGAGACCTCCCAGCAGTAAGGATGCTGAacacaataaacaaaaattattgaggaacgaaaaaattaatttgaaaaaaggtgataaaaatgtaaaacaagttgatgatattattttaaaaaacgaCAAAGATAGAGGAAAAGGAACTTtaaagaaagagaagatgaaaaaggaTGCAAGACAAGATGGGAAGAAAAATACTAATGATTTGCCTAAAAGAAAACTCGAACAACAGTCGAAAGTTTCTTTTAATTTAAATCACTTACCTGAAGATTCCAAGCAAAGATCGGAAATAATCGCTCATGTTATTGAACGAGTGGATAGTTTGAAAAAGAGAATGCAAGACGAAAAATCAAAGCTGGATAATTCTAGTGAAGAACATAATCCTAGACGTAGGAGTTCTAGTGTTGGCAAAACTAGTGAATCTCCAAGTGGTAGTGTAAAAACAATCTACTGGCCAAAATGTGAGAATAGACCAATAATTGATAATCATGATGTTTGtaattttaacaatgtaaaagaCAGTTACTTTAATTCTAAACGATTGACACTAGAAAAGTTGTCGAATAATCTTGAAAAACAACCTAAACACCTAAATGAAAAACCTACAAATATTGGTGGTGGTAGTAACAATCCTGAGAGAACTACCATTGAGAACAGAGAAATATTGGAATCGAAAAGTATACAAACTGAACGATTTAAACAGGAGAATGTTGAAGAGTTGAAAGtagtatcaaataataatagggTTTGTCCAGATCgtgaaattaaaattataaaagagCTTCCTCAAGatgatttaaaacaaaaaagtattttaaaaataaaattgcatTCAGCAAGTGATACATCTATCAGCTCATCTAAACTTAAAAACAATAGATTTGAAGAAGGCGATCTAGCAGGATTATCTTCTAATAaactgttgaaaataatggatgagattaaatttgatgataataataagaaagatgaagatgCAAAGGGGCAAAATGATTTATTGGACATTCCTACAAGAAATGATGAGTTGAATAGACTTGACTTTGGTGTTTTCAACGTTGAAATAAGAAATGACGATATAAGTACTCTGTTCATTATGGAAAGTAATGTTGGTGATGACAATACTAGAGTGGGAAGGAAAGAAGCGTCGAATCATTTCTTGGCAAGAGATGGATCGGGCGAAAGAG GTCATATGAAGAATTCTTGTGAGGTAGAAACTCCCAAAAGTGACAACCTTCAAGAAGCCAAACATGATACTTCAACAGAATTGCAACCAAATAATACTGTTGTTGCAAAGAATGATTCggaaaatacaaaatcaaatttgatacaaagtTTTATGGAATTCCAAGAATCGGACATGAATACTCCACCTTCTTCACACGTCGAAGAGATCAATAACGATTATGAACTAAAATCTTCTGATGAAAACGACGATAATTTACCAACCAGAGAAAATAAACTAGAACTGAAAAATTCTACAGATTTGGTACCAGCACTACCTCATAGTGAAGGTGAACCAATAATTATCGAGAGTTCAGTAGGTGAtattttcaaactgaaaaactACATACCTGCATCGCAAAGAAAAATCGAATTGAAAGCCTACTATATTCCGAGATTGGTTAGTATTTCATTCTGCATGCAAGTGGCAAGCTGTTACAAAATAGTTGTTCAATTCGATAAATCTTTAACTTGTGAAACTTTTCCAAACCAGGGGAACAACGTGTTGTTTCCTGAACGTAAAAAAATGGTTCAATTTGTAGAATTTCCTGAATTTGACATTTTCCATAGTGACTCAAATTTGAGCGAAACTAGTGAGCTAATTCTAGATTTacttgatgaggaggaggaggaggtggttgAGAGTGTGAtcgataattttaaacaagataaGAAAATTGTCAAAGATATTGAGACAAAATCTGGAAAATGTTCGAGTGAAGTTCAGTTTTATAacattgaaaatgataaaattgaaccATTGAATGCTCCAGTGACAACGATTTCTAACCCGGTTTATGTTGTGATAATGAACTCAAACGAGAGAGCTTCATCTTCATTAGGTAGAGCTGAAATTTGCAAAATAGAGAGTCCTCGATTCTCAGAATTTATCTTCAACGAGATAAGTGGAGTCAACAAGAAATTGGTTGTTGGGAGTGAAGAGCGTCCTAAATCAGCGAAAAGTGGCAAAAAAATTGACActggaatagaaaagaattcAGTTTGTagtgataaattaaaaaaaagttcaATCCTTCCTCAATCTAAAGACAGAATTAAGTCGCGTGCCTCATCGGTCTGTTTGCCTTCTGGACTGAACAAGTCCCACACTAAAAAATATCATTCCAGTTTACCCAGAGTCAGACTCAGTCAATCGAATGTGGTCATCAACAGACCCAAAAAGAAAAATCAAGTGACTACTGTTAGTAATCAGGACAGTGACGTGAAAAACAAAGTAACAAACGTGAAGAATGAAACTAGCTCTGTTGAACCACCAGAATATTTGAACTCCCAGCTCATATCAATCAGAGATGAAATAAGAGAATTGAAAACCCTGTTTGCTAAGAGATAA